The Oreochromis aureus strain Israel breed Guangdong linkage group 7, ZZ_aureus, whole genome shotgun sequence region TTGGAGAGTCAGTGCCAGGAACTACACAGTGAGCAGCATGTGACCAAGGTGGAGAATGTGAAGTTAAAGCAGACAAATGATGAGTTGGCACAGGAGCTGGAACACACCTCCCAGGAGCTGATGTTGGCACAGGAGCAGCTGAGTTTACTGCAAGAGCAGTCCACGCGACTGCATGAAGACAAAGAGATGTAAGCGATGACTGATCTCGGTTTATCTGTTGTTTTGGTACCTCGAGCTCTTGGTTTCTCAATTTCTTATCTGTTGCTGATTGATTAGGATGCAAAACTTTGATACTgaaaacataaatataatttgtaaaaacaaagcaatgTCCACTATACTTTTTACTGTCATCACGCAAATTTATTCTTATATATTGAATTTTGTATGAACCCACAGTCTGTTAgagtttttaattttgtttatttttcactacTGATGCTGTAAAAACTGTCTCCAAAGACTATAAACTTGTTCAAGTCATATATGAGAAGTGTAAATGCAAGATACAGTATAATGCAATCACAGAGTATTAATAATCACTGATGCCTTGTTGTTTAAAATAGAGAAATATACAGAATAACTGAAGGCCTgcagagagagcgagaaagtCTCCTTAAACAACTGGACCTGCTAAGGTATGGATCAGAGTAAAGTCTGCTTTAGAAAGAATAGGCGTGTACAGAAACATGACATCAGTTTTGGGTGTTTTGTCTCTATTTCTTTCCCACTGATGAGCTCCAAAGCCAATTTTTACAAACGAAACAAGTTATCCAAAAAAgtaatttctttctgttttcatgtGAGATTTGTTGTTTAACTAAATCAGAACAGCACTGAGGAGCAAACATCTCAGTTGGTAATTCATCTTTTACGTGCACCAGTCCCATAACAAAGAAAGACAGATTAGTTTCTCAGCCTCAAAGCCTTTTCAGAAGATGAGTTTTTGATCATTTAAAGCTGcttttgaaagaaatgttgctttACAGTAAGTGACAGCGATTCCTCTCCGGCTATCCAAagacttttttctgtttcaacTCCAGACCGCGTGTTTGGACGGTTTCACATCTCTGTCTGCAGCACCAACaatttgaaatgaatgaatgaataatgcagcAATGGGAACCCTTTTTTTGTATCGCATATTGACGTCCAGCATGATTGTTATTCAGCACAGACAGTGGCCTTCTATCTGAAATGGCACAATGTTTTATCCCGTTATCTGGATCACTGGAAAGTATGCAGGAACACTGTGCATGCTCACATCCAGCCAGTTCCTTTAAAACATATTAGACAACATTTCTTTATCGAGCATCACAAGAATCCTAATCATCAGGGCGAAGAGGTGGCATAATCATGACCGGCCAATTTAATCTGATCTTAATCTGACCGAGTTGCGTTACACTTGCTGTGGACCAAAATGGCAGCAGTCGCAACAACAACGACACATGGGCTGAAGAGGCTGAACTGAATCTAACAGAGAAAAGTGTCTCCTGATGATTTAAGTATAAAGAAGATTTTCGAAAAAGATTTAATTTGAAGAGCAAAGAAAATGCACCTTGTATATATTTGAATGTTTGAACCACTTTGACTGAAGTTCtcagtctttattttttatcccttctttctttttaggGAGATGAACAAACATTTACGAGATGAAAGAGACATTTGCTATCAGGTGTGTTTCATGTGTCAATTTCATTCCCTTGATTATTTCAATTTACCCTctcagttcattttatttttgtcctttttaaaaatattgcaaataGAGTATAATTAAAAATATCATGCTCTCGTGCCATATTGCAAATAAACACTCTGACTCTGCAGAAACCAAAGAATTCTAAAACATCGGGTTTGAAGCCCTTAATTGGTGTCGGGAAACGCATAAATACAGATGTCTTCAAAAGGTAACAAATGTCATTACCTTTGAAAGATGTGTCAAATGGAAGGCAAGCCAAAGCCTATACAACCATGgctatttattttatgtattaatGTTTATTGTATTTGCAATGTTACTTTCTATCTGCagtgaggatgaggaggaacTAACCTCCAGCTCTATGAGGCACCGCTTAGTCAATGGGTCATGTCAGCCGTTTTGTGCAGCACAACCAAGAGGCCAAGGACATCTCCAGAGAATCATTTCAATTGAGGAGGACCACCTCCCCTCCTTCCTGTATGACTGTCAAATCCAAACCCCACTTCAAGAATGCAATGGAGGAAAGAAGGTCTCAGATAATGAAGACAATATAGACTTGGTAATGAGTGATATTCATCCTCGCATGTCTTCAGTCTCGCACCAACAAAGCATGGAGAAAATGGAAACCCCCTCGTCTCCAAGAGGCCAGCCTGTTGGCAAAGAGAACAGCATGAATGTAAGCTTCGTCACGCTGTTGTAGCGTCAACTATCTCACACACATAATATGTGAGCCTTTGTTGACTGGCAATAAAAAGCGAGTTCCCATATTCTTTAGGTCTTATTCCTGTTCATCCTGTTTCTTTAGGAGGAAGTTAGCACTTTAGCACCTGAACGGCTCTTCAAGATCGTCCTGGTAGGAAATTCTAGTGTTGGAAAGACCTGCCTCCTCCGACGATTTTGTGATGAGGCCTTCCACCCTGGCACCTCTGCCACTGTGGGTACGTATTTTATAGTGTAAACAGACATTAGCTGCTGTGAGAAAAGGATTCGAAGCTCTGTGGTTGACCTCGAGCTTTGTAAGCATTTGCCTGCACAGCACTAAATGTAACAGTTGGTTatggcagttttttttctcttcagggTGCAGTGGTGTCAGCAATGAAAGGTCAATCCAGGGCTGAAGTAGTCTTAAATACGATCAAACTGTAAAGTATAATAACCTTTGGCGTTATATGCTTATGATGTCATTTGTTTTGTCTGAATGTGCAGGTATAGACTTGTTTAACTGTGGATAACAGTCTGAATGTGCAGGTATAGACTACTAATCAGTGTAAAACAGAAGAGCAATGATCAAacgaaacattttttttctcatgcggtgacaaaacatttacatatttttaccTGAGTAACAGCCCATTATGTAAGTGTCTCTTTTTGCTACTTCCTCCTGCGCAGGTATCAGCATGTGGGATATGTATGATATCACTACAGCAGAGTTTCACAGCTGTAAGACAGTGGCTCACTAGTGTTAAGGTAAGGCAGTACaggatttttgtgttttgctttatCTTGTGAGGTTTTCATGGACCGACACGTGTCAGGTGGATATCGgcgaaaataaaaatgtaatccgatccattaaatatcaaaaggCTGAGATCTTTAAACTTTCTAATCAGTTCTTAtttgtctctgtgtatgtgaTCAAACCagtttcatctccgaggaagttatcccagagagaagtaaagcaagtgtgtaagttcaaatgtttgtaaagcgttccacGTTAGAAGAGCAATGATcaactgcctctctctccctcaccttcctgcggctacttcaatcatttcagcttttttgttttggcccactttgcaccagaaagaggaaaccggtgacaaaacatttacatatttttaccTGAGTAAAGAGGCAGAAAAAGCACTTTTCCATTATGTAAGCTGTACCcataaatacaaaacactgtCTCTTTTTGCTACTTCCTCCTGCTTGTCCTGCAGGTATCGAAGCATCACCAAGCAGTTCTTTCGTAAGGCTGATGGTGTGGTTGTGATGTATGATATCACTACCGAGGAGAGTTTCACAGCTGTAAGACAGTGGCTCACTAGTGTTAAGGTAAGGCAGTACCAGtcacaaaaacaccacaacccgatttttgtgttttgctttatCTTGCTTACCtgctataaaaaacaaacaaacaaattaaattaaaaattattcttgaaaaaaatttatttctgtgcaagGCATCATAAAGTTGAACATCACTCATGAGGTGGAGGTGGGTGGTTCTTTAATCCCAGTGGACACAGATCTGTTTTAGCCTGtgctttaagtttattagattgatttCCTATATATTAAGgctgcagtgtatttttacacAGGTAAACAGAATAGCAGGTTGTTGTTTATcccttgagtatgaacttatacaaaatggcAAGATATTTACAAAACAGACACAGGAGATCTGAAAAATTTGGGATAttgttcagaaaaaaagtggtatcgtgccatctctagtatgaACCACTTAGCCAAGTGGACACAGATCTGTGTTAGCCTGTGCTTGTTTCTGGCTAAGGAAGGGGCAGGTGATGACATCCCTGTTTTAGTCACTGTTAGCCAAGGTCTGTGTCTGTTGGTCAAGTGAGATTCTGTTTTAGTACTGTTACAtaacaaatgaaagaaacatgaataataattaaaagaaaagaattaaaagaagcatgaattaataattaatattcataatttagttttttttatccTTCTAATCTCTAGCGAGTGTTGTAGTTTCTATGGTTACTGGACAGAGTCTtataagaaataagaaaatataAGAAATGTTTCTTTCTTAGTGCTTTTACAATTTTAAGTGTAGGATTTATCGTCTACATTTCTCAAGGTAGCACAGAAGTCATTTTAGAATAGAACAGAAATATCCTATttccccatgatcggaaggtcggtggttcgaatccactgaacggctaccctgaggtacccctgtgcaaagtaccgtccctacacaatGCTCCCCGGGCAGTGTGGGGACCCCGGCAGCCATTGGGCTCCCAGCCCCTGCTTCAcggagtgaatgggttaaatgcagagaggagtTTCCCCAAGGGggtcaataaagtatacattctTTCTTTTGCTGTCCTTCATTGGATCATTGGGGAAATTCATGTGTTCCagcagttttagttttagttaaaagTTTTAGATTTTCTTGTAAGATTCTTTTAATCTATCACCTTTTGGCTCTTTTAGGACTGCCAGATGACGTTCTATGAGTGCAGCGCCTGCTCTGGATACAATGTCGTGGAGTCCATGGTTCATTTAGCCAGGTGAGCAAAAATAAGGACATTTCACCAACATTTTGCCCTGCAGGCAAACTTTAGTTTGGCAAAGCGTGGAGTGATTATCTGTGAGACTGGCCTCTTCCTGCACCAATATACATCTTTATGTATGTTATATGTGACAatacagtgcttaacaaatttattagaccacctgtaataaaaacaagaaaacaaaaatatattagaaacatgttatttaattaaaaaaaatatgaatccacatttttatAGCCAAGTTTGAGTTTGTACACTGGACTTCTTACTTGTGAGAAGTCAATAATTAATCAAGCTTAAGATTTAACCACTAAAACTAATTTTTCTGCTCATGAAggcaaataaataactgtaatttggcattaaataaaaatgataaagtgCTTTACTGTTTTCTACagcttttttgtaaaacagcacattttaaaattattcagtaACAACAGTAATTACaatttagcattaaaaatataatttcagtTACACACCTTGAGCATACTACTGGATTAACcattacaaaaacataaaacatttggTATTTACAACTACCTTTAATTGGTAATTACTGTGGTAAGCACTGTATAAAGACATAAGTCAAAAGTTTGTAACAAAAAGAAAGCAGTCACGTAAAATGCCCAAGTGAAAGTAAAAGAGTAACAGTAACCTGTTTTACGAAATTACTGCTAGAAATTAGGATACTGTAGGTTTGTGAATGTAGACAGCATTATGGTGTGAGTTGGGATTATGGTTCTGCTCTTGgacacaagaaaagaaaagataacAAAATGGTTACCAGAATATTCTTCGTTCTCTGAAAACGCAGTGAGGTATCTCACCATGTGAAGGGCCCTATGGCATGACCAGTCCCTGAAGCTCCAGTATCACTCGGCCTGTCCAAAGAGAGCCCTGTTCTGCAGGCAGTAGAGTCTAATAAAAGTATGTGATAACACCAGCACTTGTAAGCAGGGCCCACGAGTAGCCATATGTCTGATGGAATGCACTCACAGTTATACAGGAGGTTTCAGTCCTTGGCACACATACACCACCACGCAGCTGCTACTggggaaaataaaaaatcacGAGTGAGAGCTCAGTACATGGACTGGTTGAACTGGTTACCTTTTCAAACATCCCTAGCGCCTTAACACTATCTAGCAAATTACACAGGAAGATAATGCATCCAGGacacaacaatgaaaaaaaggTTCCTTCACACCATCTCTCAAATGTCAGCACTTACGATTATGAGCCAAACGTGTACTGTAGTTAGCACCCAAGTATTCTGAGTGGTTTCTGTCAGTCCTCAAAGGGGGGAGTCCATGCGCAGTGTCAGCAGCAGCCACAGACCACGAATGTAACGCTAGAGCGTCAGAGATACCCACTGCCATGCATTGCATATAGCAGCACTGTTAGCATGGGTACTCTGACATGCTAGTCTGCAATTATTGCTGTCAAATGAAGTAACTTGTTATGACATCTTAACCACttacaaaacaaacccaaatggATGCAAGTGGAATTTACATCATGGTTTCACCAGAGGACCCTTCCCATAGTGAGGAACTGAGCAAGGAGAGCAAACTAATCACTGATGAAGACAGAGCAGAGTTGATGCATGTGCACGTTTGCATTTTCAGAGCAAATCTAAGTACAAAGGGCGAAGCGCATCATGATGCACATCAAGGTTCCTGTTAGAAATTGCTACATTTTTGTCTCATTATGTCTGGTAGAATTCTAAAAGAGCAAGAAGACCAAGAAAAGGAGAAGACTGTCCATCTCGTCAGTATCCACTCAGAGAAGAAGAGATCCTGCTGCTGACAGATAAGCAGTTGACACTTACACAGAAGCACTACCCTTTACGTAGATACACATTGTAAAAGTGTGATCACATGTGCAAGCGAGAACATATCGTGCTGATTGTCATCACAGAATTTTTTACTCTTTGCATTAAAAGCTCTCTGTTATAAATGTGTGATTTGCCAAACTAGTGACAGTTTAAAAACCACTTATTCACGAGGATGAAGTAAAACACGAGTCATAGCTAGTATGTGGATTTCCCTCCGAGGGTCAGATGTAAATATCACTGAACAAATGTTAAGCCAAGTTCACTCTTTTTCAAGTCAAACtagaacatttttaatgaagGATACTTGCAGTTGAATGTAACTCacacatttcaaatatttaataatcttCCAAAGGCTTCATAGTATTCAAATGTGGagtttttacttttaatatatgaattcagtgtttaaatgtttcgcctttatgtctttttcacaCATTTAAGGTGGACTTAATAGTGTGAATAACTGTAGTGTATGACTCATTGTCCAGCAACATTGCATTTAACACTACTTTTGAAAAGTCTTTGGTGTTCAGTTTTTGATCGCTTTTTAAGTTCGTGGTTAGTCTTTGGACCAAGATTCATTGTGGTGTTAAATAACATTTCGGGGTATTATGGTTGCTTCAGTTGGTGAACTGCAGTTATATCTTTttaatgaacaaacaaaaaatattgtttAGTATTTGTCCCACAGCTGTTATTgttgatgttattttatattatagGTGTTGTTATAGCAGTACTGCAAGTTACTAGGTTACCTGTGTATTAACATGAGAACTCCTCtcagctttattttgaaagacacACCCTCATTCCCAAGAGACCAGACAGTtgacaaatatttattcaacttttCACTTTACTATGTTTGGTGCCAAGTATTTATGAAAATGATATCCCTGTAACTTGATATGTAATTTGTAACAATGTggttttggtaaaaaaaaacttattcTCACTAACAGTGAATCACTACTGCCAGGATCTTGCACATTACTCTAATGTagacatacatatgtatataaaaaatggaaatgaagaCAAATTAATAATAGCTATATGTACAGTTtatgtgaaaagcacaggaggactttttgtttccttcctggcaccatgaaataaaaatgtattgtacAGCATCACCTGGTGGATATGTTTGGACATTGCAGTTTATTGAGTTTTCAAACTTACAGTACATGACAATATGTGAAACAATATATTCAACTAGAAAAGTAATACATGTGCAATCAGCATGCTGATTTAATAGAATTTTTATAACTTGTTCCGTCGCCATGTTTGTGTTCAATGAGTCGGATGTTTCTCTgaatatgttttctttctgaatcTAAAGGTGCTCTTTCTATGATTGTAATTAACTGTAAGCATAAATGACTTGTGATATTGCTTATTTGTGCCAATAGCTTTGATCCTGTACACACGATGATCCTGTATAAAATGCACAGGATCAAACCGTGCGCTCTCACAGGGCAACGCTGCAGCTTGATGCTGTGCTTTGTTTTAGTTGGTAATTGCATGAGTTTATTATGATGATCTTCATTCAATACCAACATATGCACACATCGTACATTTTGCTTAGAATTTGGTGGTAAGAGCATCTGTGTGTTTTAAGAATGGAGGCTGGATTTGGCAATGTCAAGATCTGTGAAATGTGTGAGGCGATCCGGAGCACTAATGCGAGGTTTCAGATGTAAAATATCTGCAGATCTTTAGTGAATAAATTCTTCACTGGGTACCTTGGCAATGACTGTAGTAAGAGTATGGGGAAATGAAAAGATCCCCATCAACACACTGAATCCATTTTTAACCAAAAGTGTGCAATGCAGGTGGAGCCTGAGATAAAAATCAAAGAATCATATCTTGTGGTCCGTAcatttggtaaatggtaaatggcctgtatttgtatagcgctttacttagtccctaaggaccccaaagtgctttacactacatttaCAGTACATTTGCTAGAAAAAACCTCATTTTCAGTATCCGTCAGTTTGGTTGAAGCCAAGATATTGGGATATAACTAAAGCAGGTCATCAATATTTTATTGACTCCCTTTGTAATAATTCTTTGTTGTCTGTCTAGGATCAGCTGCATTATTAACAGTTTGAGTTACGCAGGCTTTCCTTTGATTCCATGACATGAATTATACTCAGGCATAGACTAAATGGCTTGAGGCTAGATTTGAAGAAATGCTTAATCTTAAATCAATAGAATGAGAGTGGCTTGTGTCTACAGATGAAACCATTGTAAGAAGCTAACTGCAGCAGTGTGGAACAAAACTAGGTACACTTCGGCACTTGGTCAAGGCATTTCGGATGGGAAAAGTATGTTATTGGCAGGTCAACATCACAGCTCGAACTGACAACACAAAGCACACGGATGCCCAAACAGTTTAACAGTGTGAACTTTGACACCTCCTATTTTACACGCACTGTAAACCACTACTACACGGACTATGCAAACACGTTACCTTTCACATTACACATTTTTGTTTGTCCTGGCTGTGGTGTTCAGTCGCTTCTAGTTTTTCTCACATTGCTAAACTGatacaacaataaataaatcattttaccGGTAATCATTTGCTACAGTACATaatatgacatttaaaaaattcaattcaatgtaTTCTCTACTGTAACAGAATGTGGACATTAGAGTAACTCATTAGTTGAACTCTTGTGTATTCTAAAAATGCCAAATATCGCTCCATAAGGTCCGAGTTAGTGTGGAAAAACAAATACTGAGGAAAACACACAAGTACATCACTCCATCTCACATATACTTACGTCAGTAATTAACATTCATCAAGACTAGAACAGTTTCTTGACACATTTTTGTCAGAGTTACATTCAGAATTGCTTAACAGTCAACATCCTGCTTTCATCATACAAGTAGTGACAATATTGATATTGTCAGTGGTGCCAGCTAAACCGGGTCTTTAGCTCGGTCTAATTTCTTCCTCTGTGAGTCTCGGGTCCCGCTGTGCATCTGTCTGTGGTCATGGGAGCGTCTTTGTCTCCCTCTGGTGCTCAGGAGTCACACTCAGCGGGGCACCAATGTCCCCACGCTGAAACTTAACGCATCTTGTAGTCATGGGATATGGCTGCTTCACACAGCTGCCCTTTGAAATCCAGCTCAAAGGTAAAGTCTAAGTCACGCTGCAAGtgagcagagagacagaaagaaaaaggatggTGTTCAGCAATACTTCACACAACAACTGATCAAATACACAGcagaaagcaagaaaaaacaAGTGAGACAAGAGATGAGATCTCCTTTTTGACCAGAGAGCAGAACATGGTATTACATAAGCAGAGTGTTTGTGAAGAGAAAGCAGGCGCTGCTTCTCCATCCCAAAGGGGAGGAGAGGACACTGACAAGGTCAACAATAGaatctgttgttgtttgttgaagTCGCTGCAGGGCTGCTGCCTGCATGACAGGCAGACAAAACTGAAGAGAAAACAGCCTGCTGTGGGCAGGGGATGACTCATTtattacatccatccatccatctacccatctatctatctacctaTCTATTTTTGGATCATCCATccctctatctatccatccatccatctatctatctatttatgGATCATCCATCTATCTATTTATGGATCATTCATCCATCTATTTATGGATCATtcctctatctatccatccatccatctatccatccatccatctatttatggatcattcatccattcatccatctatctatTTTTGGATcattcatccatctatccatctatccatccattcatccatccatctatccatccatccatcctatCTATTTTGGATCAttatttatccatccattcatccatctatctatTTATGGATCATTCATCCATCTATTTATGGATcattcatccatctatccatccattcctctatctatccatccatccatctatccatccatccatctatttatggatcattcatccatctatccatctatccatccattcctctatctatccatccatccatctatccatccatctatctatttatggatcattcatccatccatccatccatccatccattcctctatctatccatccatccatctatccatccatctatctatttatggatcatccatccatccatctatccatccattcctctatctatccatccatccatctatccatccatccatccatctatttatttatttatttatttttggatcattcatccatccatctatccattccTCTATCTATCTATGCTAATTTCAAAATATATCCATACCAGTACTTACAACATTTTTCTCATTGGGCTTCATAGCAATTGAGCCAACGATCTCTTCTCCTCTTCGGACTGTTAAATAGTCC contains the following coding sequences:
- the cracr2aa gene encoding EF-hand calcium-binding domain-containing protein 4B; protein product: MAAFTAPCANTSAMNSMLTHTAWQSQESNDEASTSGNGNVGQNTILEKTHEFFQMCDIENKGFITRRDMQRLNSELPLSAEELENVFDTLDSDNNGYLTLEEFSSGFSSFLFGNTISEEEVMGEKNSLPEVLYQTHTEEGLAKAEEDEEEKHFCMLMESLGANNVFEDPAEVRSLWAQLRRDEPHLLSNFEDFLGRVTSQIREANQEKREMESALKRKAATHDNEIQRLYEEMEQQIKSEKERIVLQDYERFLSRSQDLELQLSRKEKELEQLFQKQKRLESQCQELHSEQHVTKVENVKLKQTNDELAQELEHTSQELMLAQEQLSLLQEQSTRLHEDKEIEIYRITEGLQRERESLLKQLDLLREMNKHLRDERDICYQKPKNSKTSGLKPLIGVGKRINTDVFKSEDEEELTSSSMRHRLVNGSCQPFCAAQPRGQGHLQRIISIEEDHLPSFLYDCQIQTPLQECNGGKKVSDNEDNIDLVMSDIHPRMSSVSHQQSMEKMETPSSPRGQPVGKENSMNEEVSTLAPERLFKIVLVGNSSVGKTCLLRRFCDEAFHPGTSATVGIDY
- the LOC120441307 gene encoding ras-related protein Rab-44-like; translated protein: MWDMYRSITKQFFRKADGVVVMYDITTEESFTAVRQWLTSVKDCQMTFYECSACSGYNVVESMVHLARILKEQEDQEKEKTVHLVSIHSEKKRSCC